One window of Neptuniibacter halophilus genomic DNA carries:
- the aceK gene encoding bifunctional isocitrate dehydrogenase kinase/phosphatase — translation MRRQTHQRIAAQVMVFFAEYRLSFQEITACAQGYFEQAEWSELQALAAERIDLYGEMVAETAAALEQQLGDVVYQPALWHQAKAYYSKLIRQRTDPELAETFYNSVYCYLFQHHLIDNENIFIRSTRAGKEIRSGDETFRSYSLKDSGLVQLLSRMLDDFSFAIPWENKRRDIRNLVNYIRNKYPQSLFREEDTRVDVIESVFYRNKAAYLVGRVHLASGSQPFVLPILNNEQGGVYIDTALSDESDVSVVFSFTRSYFLVDVDVPSEFIRFLHTLIPQKSLAELYSSIGFYKQGKAEFYRDFIDHMESAKDQFIAAPGVKGMVMTVFTLPSYPVVFKVIKDRFSSSKNVTREVVKEKYQLVKKHDRVGRMADTQEFTNFSFPRERFSEELITELLAVAGSSVYLSEHEVVIRHLWIERYMTPLNIHIEQVLESNDKEALFHAINEYGKAIKQLAAANIFAGDMLFKNFGITRHGRVVFYDYDEILYLTECNFRKIPEPLYPEQEMAGEPWYSVAANDVFPEEFSMLTSCDPQIRTLFNELHADLLGVEFWQAMQQTVLRGVVVDVFPYRKIHRFLR, via the coding sequence ATGAGACGTCAGACACATCAACGTATCGCTGCTCAGGTCATGGTGTTTTTTGCCGAGTACCGGCTCAGCTTTCAGGAGATAACTGCCTGCGCTCAGGGCTATTTTGAACAGGCTGAGTGGAGTGAGTTGCAGGCACTGGCAGCGGAGCGCATCGATCTTTATGGTGAAATGGTGGCTGAGACCGCGGCGGCACTGGAGCAGCAGTTAGGCGATGTGGTCTATCAGCCTGCGCTCTGGCATCAGGCAAAGGCTTACTACAGTAAGCTGATTCGGCAGAGGACTGACCCGGAGCTGGCTGAGACCTTCTATAACTCGGTCTACTGTTATCTTTTTCAGCACCATCTGATCGATAACGAAAATATTTTTATCCGCTCAACACGCGCCGGTAAAGAGATCCGTTCCGGCGATGAGACATTCCGCTCTTATTCCTTAAAAGATTCCGGGCTGGTGCAGTTGCTGTCGCGGATGCTGGACGATTTCAGCTTTGCGATTCCCTGGGAAAACAAGCGCCGGGATATCAGGAATCTGGTCAATTACATCCGCAATAAATATCCCCAGTCATTGTTCCGGGAAGAGGATACCCGGGTGGATGTGATCGAAAGCGTGTTTTACCGGAACAAGGCGGCTTATCTGGTGGGGCGGGTTCATCTGGCGAGTGGTAGTCAGCCTTTTGTCTTGCCGATACTGAATAATGAACAGGGTGGGGTCTATATCGATACAGCCCTCAGTGATGAGAGTGACGTTTCGGTGGTGTTTAGCTTTACCCGCTCCTATTTTCTGGTGGATGTGGATGTGCCATCGGAGTTTATTCGCTTCCTGCATACACTGATTCCGCAAAAGTCTCTGGCTGAACTGTACAGCTCAATCGGCTTTTATAAACAGGGAAAAGCTGAATTCTATCGGGATTTTATTGACCATATGGAGAGTGCGAAGGATCAGTTTATCGCCGCACCCGGCGTCAAAGGCATGGTGATGACGGTCTTCACGCTGCCGAGCTACCCTGTGGTCTTTAAAGTGATTAAAGATCGCTTTTCGTCGTCAAAAAATGTGACCCGTGAAGTGGTTAAAGAGAAATACCAGTTAGTTAAAAAACATGATCGGGTCGGGCGTATGGCCGACACTCAGGAGTTCACCAATTTCTCTTTCCCCCGTGAACGCTTTTCAGAAGAGCTGATAACTGAGTTGCTTGCGGTGGCCGGCTCATCCGTTTATCTCTCCGAGCATGAGGTGGTTATTCGTCATCTGTGGATTGAGCGGTACATGACGCCTCTGAATATCCATATCGAACAGGTGCTGGAGAGCAACGATAAGGAGGCGCTGTTTCATGCGATCAATGAATACGGAAAAGCGATCAAACAACTGGCGGCGGCGAATATTTTTGCCGGTGATATGCTGTTTAAGAACTTCGGCATCACCCGTCACGGCAGGGTTGTGTTCTATGACTACGATGAGATTCTCTATCTGACCGAATGCAATTTCCGGAAGATTCCGGAACCCCTCTACCCTGAACAGGAGATGGCCGGAGAGCCCTGGTACTCCGTTGCGGCCAATGATGTCTTTCCGGAGGAGTTCAGTATGCTGACCTCCTGTGATCCACAAATCCGTACATTGTTTAATGAGCTGCATGCGGATCTGCTGGGGGTCGAGTTCTGGCAGGCGATGCAGCAAACCGTATTGAGGGGTGTTGTGGTTGATGTATTTCCTTATCGGAAAATACACCGGTTTCTCCGATAA
- the zapE gene encoding cell division protein ZapE, which produces MKKTSLLARYQARLTHEGWQPDPAQQAAVDRLQQLHDQLQQRPSLFRRKPTPGSLYLWGPVGRGKTMLMDLFCDSLPDTLLRLHFHRFMHMIHQQLFIHSGQPDPLKHIAGQLGRRYRVICFDEFYVADIGDAMLLGRLFRALFEQQIAIVSTSNCEPDQLYADGLHRDRFIPAIDMIKTCMEIYPLDGGIDHRRREQTQRKAYHVNQPDALHRLYHQLEPLHQDSATFIDLCNRRLPCHAAGSDSIWFSFEQLCAGPRSSADYMALAERYEHVLLDSVPCFRGPDQEQIKARGTEDGSGSVNPTGMRAIVQNRSDDGARRFIALVDELYDCRVNLYINADVAADQLYQGRLLNQPFQRTLSRLQEMNSLQYQSEPRRIFSEHKGSTASPDQTWNPGHAPE; this is translated from the coding sequence ATGAAAAAAACCTCACTGCTGGCCCGCTATCAGGCCAGACTTACCCACGAAGGCTGGCAGCCTGACCCTGCTCAGCAGGCTGCCGTCGATCGATTGCAGCAACTGCATGATCAATTACAGCAGCGCCCCTCCCTGTTTCGCCGCAAACCCACCCCCGGCAGCCTCTACCTGTGGGGACCAGTAGGACGTGGAAAAACCATGCTGATGGATCTGTTTTGCGACTCTCTGCCCGATACGCTGCTCCGGCTGCACTTTCACCGGTTTATGCACATGATCCACCAGCAACTGTTTATTCACAGCGGACAGCCAGACCCACTGAAGCATATCGCCGGACAACTGGGGCGACGCTACCGGGTCATCTGCTTCGATGAATTTTATGTGGCGGATATCGGAGATGCGATGCTGCTGGGCCGGCTTTTCCGCGCCCTGTTTGAACAACAGATTGCAATTGTCAGCACCTCCAATTGTGAACCGGATCAACTCTATGCAGATGGCCTGCACAGAGACCGCTTTATTCCCGCCATAGATATGATTAAAACCTGCATGGAGATCTACCCTCTGGATGGAGGGATTGATCACCGTCGGCGGGAGCAGACCCAGCGCAAGGCCTATCACGTAAATCAGCCGGACGCCCTGCACAGGCTCTATCATCAGCTTGAGCCCCTGCATCAGGATTCCGCGACGTTTATTGACCTCTGTAACCGCCGCCTGCCGTGTCACGCGGCAGGCTCCGACAGTATCTGGTTCAGCTTTGAACAACTCTGTGCCGGTCCGCGCAGTTCTGCTGACTACATGGCACTGGCGGAGCGCTATGAGCATGTTCTGCTGGATAGCGTGCCCTGCTTTCGGGGGCCCGATCAGGAACAGATCAAGGCCCGCGGAACAGAAGACGGCTCCGGCAGCGTTAATCCGACCGGGATGCGGGCGATTGTTCAGAACCGCAGTGATGACGGAGCACGTCGCTTTATCGCTCTGGTCGATGAGCTCTACGACTGTCGGGTTAACCTGTATATCAACGCTGATGTTGCTGCGGATCAACTTTATCAGGGCCGGCTGCTGAACCAGCCCTTTCAACGCACGCTGAGTCGCTTGCAGGAAATGAACTCACTGCAGTATCAATCCGAACCCCGGCGCATATTCAGCGAACATAAGGGTTCGACTGCATCTCCTGACCAAACGTGGAACCCGGGCCATGCCCCGGAATAA
- a CDS encoding TRAP transporter permease, with product MVAQSDSGARSPQGFPGKFLWGVALAWALFQLWYASPLPFILNFAVFNDTEARAIHLSFAIFLAFTAFPAFKSSSVDSIPWHDWLFALFGAFSASYLVLFHSQLADRAGAPITMDVVTAVCGIVLLLEATRRALGPPLMVVAGIFLLYTFAGPYMPEVISHKGASLNKAMSHQWLTTEGVFGVALGVSTSFVFLFVLFGALLDKAGAGNYFTQVAFSLLGHMRGGPAKAAVVSSGLSGLVSGSSIANVVTTGTFTIPLMKRVGFPGYKAGAVEVAASTNGQLTPPIMGAAAFLMVEYVGISYIEVIKHAILPALISYIALIYIVHLEAMKAGMQGLPTRNKATLAQKLSVWAMIIVGVCVVSLAVYYGLGWSKAYMGNASYIIAGLVILAAYIALVKYSAGYPDLHMDDPNSDIVVLPETGPTVKSGLYYLLPVVVLVWCLTVERFSPGLSAFWATVFMVFIVLTHKPIKAFFRAGEDWGDCLTHGVEDLFNGLVSGSRNMIGIGVATAAAGVVVGTVTLTGIGLVMTEFVEFISGGSVLLMLLFTAIISLILGMGLPTTANYIVVSTLMAPVIVTLGAEHGLIVPLIAVHLFVFYFGILADDTPPVGLAAFAAAAIARSDPIRTGIQGFTYDIRTAVLPFMFIFNTELILIGIQGPVHLLMTIFGALVAMLVFAAATQGFWLVKNRWYETVFLLLVAFLMFRPGFVWDEIFEPTEYLEPTRIEAIAEALPQGAPLRLRVAGETIDGDFVDKTIELTLPAEGSGSEKLESTGLSLRQEESRVIVDMVAFDSEAQKAGLDFDWEIKQIEREAERPPKQLLWIPVLALLFFMGMLQKRRREVS from the coding sequence ATGGTTGCGCAGTCCGATTCGGGGGCGCGTTCGCCACAGGGGTTCCCCGGCAAATTTCTCTGGGGCGTTGCCCTGGCCTGGGCGCTCTTTCAACTGTGGTACGCATCTCCGCTGCCATTTATCCTTAACTTTGCTGTATTTAACGATACCGAAGCCAGAGCTATCCATCTGAGCTTTGCGATCTTTCTGGCTTTTACTGCTTTCCCGGCCTTTAAGTCATCTTCGGTCGATAGCATCCCCTGGCATGACTGGTTATTTGCCCTGTTCGGGGCGTTCAGTGCCAGTTATCTGGTCCTGTTTCACAGTCAGTTGGCTGACCGTGCCGGTGCGCCGATCACCATGGATGTGGTAACGGCCGTATGCGGTATTGTACTGTTGCTGGAAGCAACACGGCGCGCTCTGGGGCCTCCGTTGATGGTGGTCGCAGGTATCTTCCTGCTCTACACCTTCGCCGGGCCATATATGCCGGAGGTAATCTCCCATAAAGGCGCGAGCCTGAACAAGGCGATGTCCCATCAGTGGCTGACGACAGAAGGGGTGTTTGGTGTTGCTCTGGGTGTTTCAACCAGCTTTGTATTCTTGTTTGTGCTGTTTGGCGCGCTTTTGGATAAAGCCGGAGCGGGTAACTACTTCACCCAGGTAGCCTTTTCGCTGCTCGGGCATATGCGCGGCGGACCGGCTAAAGCTGCCGTGGTTTCATCGGGTCTCAGTGGATTGGTATCGGGCTCTTCGATTGCCAATGTCGTGACGACCGGTACGTTTACTATCCCTCTGATGAAGCGTGTTGGTTTTCCCGGCTATAAAGCTGGCGCGGTAGAGGTAGCTGCATCAACCAATGGTCAGTTGACGCCACCCATTATGGGGGCCGCTGCATTTCTGATGGTGGAGTATGTGGGAATCTCCTATATCGAGGTGATCAAGCATGCCATCCTCCCTGCGCTGATTTCGTACATAGCGCTCATCTATATTGTGCATCTGGAAGCGATGAAAGCAGGCATGCAGGGCCTGCCAACCCGGAATAAGGCGACACTGGCGCAAAAGCTATCTGTCTGGGCGATGATTATTGTTGGCGTATGCGTGGTATCTCTGGCTGTTTACTATGGCCTGGGATGGAGTAAGGCCTATATGGGCAATGCTTCCTATATCATTGCCGGTCTGGTCATTCTTGCCGCCTATATTGCTCTGGTGAAATACTCCGCCGGTTATCCTGACCTGCATATGGATGATCCGAATTCAGATATCGTGGTTTTGCCGGAAACGGGGCCAACGGTCAAATCGGGTCTTTACTACCTGCTGCCTGTGGTGGTGCTGGTGTGGTGTCTGACCGTGGAGCGTTTTTCACCGGGTCTGTCAGCTTTCTGGGCAACGGTCTTTATGGTCTTTATTGTGTTAACGCACAAGCCGATTAAAGCGTTTTTCCGTGCAGGTGAAGACTGGGGCGACTGCCTGACGCACGGAGTAGAGGACCTGTTTAACGGCCTGGTTTCCGGTTCGCGCAATATGATTGGTATCGGTGTGGCCACAGCGGCGGCAGGTGTAGTTGTCGGTACCGTGACCCTGACGGGAATCGGACTGGTAATGACCGAATTCGTCGAGTTTATATCCGGTGGCAGTGTGTTGCTGATGTTGCTGTTCACGGCGATTATCAGCCTGATACTTGGGATGGGGCTGCCAACCACAGCAAACTATATCGTAGTGTCTACCTTGATGGCGCCAGTGATAGTCACGCTGGGGGCAGAACACGGACTGATTGTTCCGCTCATTGCGGTGCATCTGTTTGTGTTCTACTTCGGCATTCTGGCTGACGATACACCGCCGGTGGGTCTTGCTGCCTTTGCTGCAGCGGCCATTGCCAGATCGGATCCGATTCGTACAGGTATTCAGGGTTTTACTTACGATATCAGGACTGCGGTATTGCCGTTCATGTTTATCTTTAATACCGAGTTAATCCTTATCGGTATACAGGGTCCTGTACATCTTCTGATGACGATCTTCGGTGCGCTGGTGGCGATGCTGGTGTTTGCTGCGGCAACCCAGGGCTTCTGGCTGGTCAAAAATCGCTGGTATGAAACGGTGTTTCTACTGCTGGTGGCATTCCTGATGTTCCGGCCCGGATTCGTCTGGGACGAGATATTCGAGCCAACTGAATACCTTGAACCGACCCGGATCGAAGCGATTGCTGAGGCCCTGCCTCAGGGGGCACCGCTGCGACTCAGGGTGGCAGGCGAAACGATTGATGGTGATTTTGTAGATAAAACCATTGAACTGACGTTGCCGGCTGAAGGGAGTGGTAGTGAAAAGCTCGAAAGTACAGGCTTAAGCCTGAGACAGGAAGAGAGCAGAGTTATTGTAGATATGGTTGCGTTTGACAGTGAGGCGCAGAAGGCTGGTCTGGATTTTGACTGGGAGATAAAGCAGATCGAGCGCGAAGCGGAGCGACCACCTAAACAGTTGTTGTGGATACCTGTGCTGGCACTGCTGTTCTTCATGGGCATGCTCCAGAAACGACGCAGAGAAGTGAGCTGA
- a CDS encoding universal stress protein: MFKKVLVPIDLQDPAGAKRSLTTVAEYSSDDVELHLMSVLPGYQMPMVASYFPKEAVAKALSAMKQELKTLAGNILGDREFSVEVCEGKAHQAIVKHAGEIGADLIIIGAQKHGAVEKMMLGTVTAKVTERAKCSVLVLKS; encoded by the coding sequence ATGTTTAAAAAAGTACTCGTACCTATAGACCTTCAGGACCCGGCCGGGGCAAAACGCTCACTGACCACCGTTGCCGAATACAGCAGTGATGATGTAGAGCTTCATCTGATGTCCGTGTTACCGGGGTATCAGATGCCGATGGTTGCATCCTACTTCCCAAAAGAGGCGGTGGCGAAGGCCCTGTCAGCTATGAAGCAGGAGCTGAAAACGCTGGCGGGCAATATATTGGGAGACCGGGAGTTCAGTGTCGAGGTGTGTGAAGGTAAAGCGCATCAGGCAATCGTAAAGCATGCAGGGGAGATCGGAGCTGATCTGATTATCATTGGCGCGCAGAAACACGGTGCGGTTGAAAAAATGATGCTGGGTACGGTCACAGCAAAAGTAACAGAGAGAGCCAAATGCTCGGTACTGGTACTGAAAAGCTGA
- the pfkA gene encoding 6-phosphofructokinase, with translation MYEIPTLDTSYQKPAAIAVLTSGGDSPGMNPAIRGVVRAALHQGIKVFGINKGYSGLIIGDMWEMNSASVTNIVQRGGTLLKSDRCLAFKDPAVRHQAAEILREKGIEALLVIGGDGSLTGAHLLARESDIRVLGLPGTIDNDIYGTDDTIGFDTAVNTALEAIDKIRDTALSHESLFLVEVMGRNSGFIATHVGIACGAEMIVVPEYEVQVDAISFQLANNRAQGKGSSGIIVVAEGPVPGLTYNLARQLEQHEQKPKVCILGHIQRGGSPSGHDRILASCLGASAVDYLCAGYNDIMIGVRQGKITETPLQQVIEKGKQLDPALFQRALLLHK, from the coding sequence ATGTACGAGATTCCAACACTGGATACCAGTTATCAGAAGCCGGCAGCGATAGCCGTCCTCACCAGCGGCGGAGATTCCCCCGGCATGAACCCGGCGATTCGTGGTGTGGTCAGGGCTGCATTGCATCAGGGCATCAAAGTATTCGGAATCAACAAAGGCTACAGCGGGCTGATCATCGGTGACATGTGGGAGATGAACTCAGCCTCGGTCACCAATATCGTTCAGCGCGGCGGCACCCTGCTTAAAAGCGATCGCTGCCTGGCCTTCAAAGACCCGGCTGTTCGCCATCAGGCAGCAGAGATTCTCCGCGAAAAAGGCATAGAAGCCCTGCTGGTCATCGGTGGCGATGGCTCACTGACCGGGGCTCACCTGCTGGCCCGTGAAAGTGATATCCGCGTGCTCGGCCTGCCCGGCACCATCGATAATGACATTTACGGTACGGATGACACGATCGGCTTTGATACCGCCGTGAATACCGCACTGGAAGCGATCGATAAGATTCGTGACACCGCCCTTTCCCATGAGAGCCTGTTTCTGGTTGAAGTGATGGGGCGCAATTCGGGCTTTATCGCCACCCATGTGGGTATCGCCTGCGGCGCAGAGATGATCGTGGTTCCGGAATATGAAGTTCAGGTCGATGCAATTTCCTTCCAACTGGCCAATAACCGGGCACAGGGGAAAGGTTCCAGCGGCATCATCGTCGTAGCAGAAGGGCCGGTTCCCGGGCTTACCTATAACCTTGCGCGTCAGCTGGAACAACATGAGCAGAAACCCAAGGTGTGTATTCTGGGGCATATTCAACGAGGCGGAAGCCCTTCAGGACACGACCGCATCCTGGCTTCCTGCCTTGGCGCATCGGCTGTGGATTACCTGTGCGCTGGCTACAACGACATAATGATCGGCGTACGTCAGGGAAAAATCACGGAGACCCCGCTGCAGCAGGTTATTGAAAAGGGTAAACAACTCGATCCTGCTTTATTTCAGCGGGCTCTGTTACTGCATAAATAA
- a CDS encoding TAXI family TRAP transporter solute-binding subunit, whose protein sequence is MTFRKTLTSGLLAAGVGIAAMGGATTASAQDFITIGTGGVTGVYYPTGGAICRLVNKNRKEHGIRCSVESTGGSVYNLNTIRAGELDMGVAQSDWQFHAYNGTSKFEEVGANKDLRAVFSIHPEPFTVVARADSGIKNFDDIKGKRVNIGNPGSGQRGTMEVLMGAMGWTVDDFALTSELKASEQASALCDNKIDVMIYTVGHPSGAIKEATTSCDSQLVNVTGAAVDKLIADNSYYRTATIPAGMYRGNDADTTTFGVGATFVSSTAVPEKVVYEVVKAVFENFDTFRKLHPAFANLKKEQMIKDGLSAPLHPGAAKYYKEAGLM, encoded by the coding sequence ATGACATTTCGAAAAACCCTTACCTCTGGGTTGTTAGCTGCTGGTGTTGGTATTGCGGCTATGGGAGGCGCAACAACAGCTTCTGCTCAGGACTTCATCACCATTGGTACCGGCGGTGTAACGGGGGTTTATTATCCTACCGGTGGTGCGATCTGCCGTCTGGTAAATAAAAACCGCAAAGAGCACGGTATCCGCTGTTCAGTGGAGTCAACCGGGGGTTCTGTTTACAACCTGAATACCATTCGCGCGGGCGAACTGGACATGGGCGTGGCTCAGTCAGACTGGCAGTTCCATGCCTACAATGGTACGAGCAAATTTGAAGAAGTGGGCGCCAATAAAGATCTGCGCGCGGTCTTCTCTATTCACCCTGAGCCTTTCACGGTAGTTGCCAGAGCCGACAGTGGTATCAAAAACTTTGATGATATCAAAGGCAAGCGAGTCAATATCGGTAACCCGGGATCCGGTCAGCGTGGCACGATGGAAGTGCTGATGGGGGCGATGGGCTGGACGGTTGATGACTTTGCCCTGACTTCAGAGCTGAAAGCCTCTGAGCAGGCCAGTGCCCTGTGTGATAACAAGATCGATGTCATGATCTACACCGTGGGTCACCCCAGTGGTGCAATCAAAGAAGCAACCACCTCATGCGACAGCCAGCTGGTTAATGTGACCGGTGCTGCTGTGGATAAGTTGATTGCAGATAACAGCTATTACCGTACAGCGACGATTCCAGCGGGCATGTACCGTGGCAACGACGCTGACACCACCACATTTGGTGTGGGCGCAACCTTCGTTTCCTCTACTGCAGTACCTGAAAAAGTAGTGTACGAAGTGGTTAAAGCTGTTTTCGAGAACTTTGATACCTTCCGCAAACTGCACCCTGCTTTTGCTAACCTGAAGAAAGAGCAGATGATTAAAGATGGTCTGTCTGCACCACTGCACCCGGGTGCGGCAAAATACTACAAAGAAGCGGGCCTGATGTAA